From Brachionichthys hirsutus isolate HB-005 chromosome 16, CSIRO-AGI_Bhir_v1, whole genome shotgun sequence, a single genomic window includes:
- the kcnh6a gene encoding potassium voltage-gated channel subfamily H member 6a, producing the protein MPVRRGHVALQNTYLDTIIRKFDEQNRKFLIANAQMKNCGIIYCNEGFCQMFGFARAEIMQQPCTCQFLVGPRTTKSALAQLAQALLGAEERKVEILYYAKEGTCRPCLVDVVPVKNEDGLVIMFILDFQELIDRSLKKSGLRHRVTQGWIYCQNRRLKTRLPVLRSMRRPSLSKDQFEGVVVDYLQPNSEEVPLKEFRIPSKESCMQSETEALIEQDLDPPSPAAQSSAKQRSLLTDRLDPSSAFPKATSPRSRSRDSVRSLRRASSLDDIDGTRADWNSRPGTNSNLKPNALNSTSDSDLMRHRTIGRIPQVTLTFGSDRMRPPSPTEIEIFAHSKMKDRTQNVTEKVTQVTQVLSLGADVLPEYKLQAPRIHKWTILHYSPFKAVWDWVILLLVIYTAIFTPYSAAFLLNEVEEQRRRTCGYTCNPLNVVDLVVDVMFIIDILINFRTTYVNRNDEVVSHPGHIAQHYFKGWFLIDIVAAIPFDLLIFRSGSEEEGDAVDPQTTTLIGLLKTARLLRLVRVARKLDRYSEYGAAVLFLLMCTFALIAHWLACIWYAIGNVERTGSARIGAMKIGWLDNLADQIGKQYNDSDAASGPSIKDKYVTALYFTFSSLTSVGFGNVSPNTNPEKIFSICVMLIGSLMYASIFGNVSAIIQRLYSGTARYHTQMLRVKEFIRFHQIPGGLRQRLEEYFQHAWSYTNGIDMNAVLKGFPECLQADICLHLNRSLLQNCKAFRGANKGCLRALAIRFKTTHAPPGDTLVHSGDILTALYFISRGSIEILREDVVVAILGKNDIFGEPISLYRRPGKSSADVRALTYCDLHKIQRDDLLEVLDMYPDFAEMFWNNLEITFTLRDADRINQTTPAMDSECGYRRTRRRRSSLHRRNRPDGMNCEDSYPDQSCQMANYRRGTKAGSHWEELCSSASICSQSSDEEMKTMGHSREELYPHGGDNRDYPPAAVNLLPRSGTSGGTAPPVDLGGPPYSAPMSMPGLYGYWPDRRASQFPESQRQASSIRAAFRPPLCAERRPSELESRLELLQSQLNRLETRMTADINVILQLLQRQMTPVPPAYSAVSPSPHPPHPTTLYGTGAPTIHTVPPVQPVQNNAASLLQSPDSDFKHRSKDSLSSGIHLTVASDDTMSMSPETDRSHLPSVDCTTLVAPPGLLFGPQRFPSLPEHLEASAEMQNMQRHVSDPVLPGS; encoded by the exons ATGCCTGTGAGACGCGGTCATGTTGCGCTCCAGAACACCTACCTGGACACGATCATCAGGAAATTCGACGAGCAAA ATCGCAAGTTCCTGATAGCTAACGCCCAGATGAAGAACTGTGGCATCATCTATTGCAACGAAGGCTTCTGCCAGATGTTTGGTTTCGCCAGAGCAGAGATCATGCAGCAGCCCTGCACATGTCAGTTCTTGGTGGGGCCCCGCACCACAAAGAGCGCCCTGGCCCAGCTGGCGCAGGCCCTGCTGGGCGCTGAGGAACGCAAGGTGGAGATCCTGTACTACGCCAAGGAAG GGACCTGCAGACCATGCCTGGTGGACGTTGTCCCCGTGAAAAACGAGGACGGCCTCGTCATCATGTTCATCCTCGACTTCCAGGAGCTGATTGATCGTTCCCTCAAGAAATCCGGGCTCAGGCACCGAGTCACCCAAGGATGGATTTACT GTCAGAACCGCCGGCTGAAGACGAGGCTGCCGGTGCTGCGGTCCATGCGACGACCTTCGCTTTCCAAGGACCAGTTTGAAGGCGTGGTTGTGGACTATTTGCAG CCAAACAGTGAGGAAGTACCACTTAAGGAGTTTCGGATACCATCCAAAGAAAGTTGCATGCAGTCTGAGACCGAAGCACTGATAGAACAGGATTTGGACCCCCCCTCTCCGGCAGCCCAGTCCTCTGCCAAGCAGCGCTCCTTGCTGACGGACCGGCTGGACCCCAGCAGCGCCTTCCCCAAGGCGACCTCACCTCGGAGCCGTTCCCGGGACAGTGTCCGAAGCCTCCGACGTGCCTCTTCGCTCGATGACATCGATGGCACGAGGGCGGACTGGAACAGTCGGCCTGGAACCAACAGCA ATCTGAAGCCCAACGCTCTGAACTCCACGTCGGACTCTGATCTAATGAGACACAGGACGATCGGGCGCATCCCTCAGGTTACCCTCACCTTCGGCTCAGACCGGATGAGACCTCCTTCACCAACCGAGATTGAAATATTTGCACACAGCAAAATGAAAGACCGAACCCAGAATGTCACCGAGAAGGTCACTCAAGTCACGCAG GTTTTGTCCCTCGGCGCTGACGTGCTGCCAGAGTACAAGCTCCAGGCCCCACGCATCCACAAATGGACCATCCTTCACTACAGCCCCTTCAAAGCGGTGTGGGACTGGGTCATCCTGCTGCTGGTCATCTACACGGCCATCTTCACGCCTTACTCGGCCGCCTTCCTCCTCAACGAGGTGGAAGAGCAGCGGAGGAGAACCTGCGGCTACACCTGCAACCCGCTCAACGTGGTGGACCTGGTGGTGGACGTGATGTTCATCATCGACATCCTCATCAACTTCAGGACCACCTACGTCAACCGCAACGACGAGGTGGTCAGCCACCCGGGGCACATCGCGCAGCACTACTTCAAGGGCTGGTTCCTCATCGACATCGTCGCCGCCATCCCCTTCGACCTGCTCATCTTCCGCTCCGGCTCCGAGGAGGAAGGCGACGCGGTGGAT CCTCAGACAACAACTCTTATCGGGTTGCTGAAAACGGCGAGGCTGCTGAGGCTGGTGCGAGTGGCCAGAAAGCTGGATCGCTACTCGGAATATGGCGCCGCTgtccttttcctcctcatgtGCACCTTCGCCCTCATCGCTCATTGGCTGGCTTGTATCTGGTACGCCATTGGTAACGTGGAGCGGACGGGCTCCGCCCGGATCGGGGCCATGAAGATCGGTTGGCTGGACAACCTGGCCGACCAGATTGGTAAACAGTACAATGACAGCGACGCCGCGTCCGGCCCCTCCATCAAGGACAAGTACGTCACCGCCCTCTacttcaccttcagcagcctGACCAGCGTGGGGTTTGGGAACGTCTCGCCCAACACCAACCCAGAAAAGATATTCTCCATCTGCGTCATGCTCATCGGCT CTCTGATGTACGCCAGCATCTTCGGGAACGTGTCGGCCATCATTCAGAGGCTGTACTCGGGCACGGCCCGCTACCACACCCAGATGCTGCGGGTCAAGGAGTTCATCCGGTTCCACCAGATCCCCGGAGGCCTGCGCCAGCGGCTGGAGGAGTACTTCCAGCACGCCTGGTCCTACACCAACGGCATCGACATGAACGCT GTTTTGAAAGGTTTCCCCGAGTGTCTGCAGGCCGACATCTGCCTCCATTTGAACCGCAGCTTGCTGCAGAACTGCAAGGCCTTTCGCGGTGCCAACAAAGGATGTCTGCGGGCTCTGGCCATTCGCTTTAAGACCACCCACGCGCCGCCGGGGGACACTTTGGTCCACAGCGGGGACATTCTCACCGCCCTCTACTTCATTTCCAGAGGCTCTATTGAGATCCTCAGGGAGGACGTGGTGGTGGCCATACTCG GAAAGAACGACATCTTCGGCGAACCCATCAGTTTGTACAGGAGGCCGGGTAAATCCAGCGCCGACGTTCGCGCTCTGACCTACTGTGACCTCCATAAGATCCAGAGAGACGACCTGCTGGAAGTGCTGGACATGTATCCTGACTTTGCGGAAATGTTCTGGAACAACCTGGAGATCACCTTCACCCTGAGAGAT GCAGATAGAATAAACCAGACAACCCCGGCCATGGACTCTGAGTGTGGCTACCGCCGGACAAGACGACGGAGAAGCTCCCTGCACCGTCGGAACCGACCAG ATGGCATGAATTGCGAAGATTCCTACCCGGATCAGTCCTGTCAGATGGCGAACTACCGGCGCGGCACAAAGGCAGGGTCTCATTGGGAAGAGCTCTGCAGTAGCGCTAGCATCTGTTCACAGTCTAGtgatgaggagatgaagacCATGGGACACAGCAGGGAGGAGCTTTACCCCCATGGGGGCGACAACAGGGACTACCCCCCAGCAGCGGTCAATCTCCTGCCTCGCAGTGGCACTTCGGGTGGAACGGCGCCACCTGTTGACCTGGGAGGACCGCCGTACTCAG CACCGATGAGCATGCCAGGTTTATACGGCTACTGGCCGGACCGCAGAGCTAGCCAGTTCCCAGAGAGTCAGAGACAAGCGTCTTCGATCAGAGCCGCTTTCCGTCCTCCGCTTTGTGCTGAGAGGCGGCCCAGCGAGCTGGAATCCagactggagctgctgcagtccCAGTTAAACCG GCTTGAGACCCGAATGACGGCAGACATCAATGTGATCCTGCAGCTCCTACAGAGGCAAATGACTCCGGTGCCTCCGGCCTACAGCGCCGTGTCCCCCAGCCCTCACCCGCCTCACCCCACCACCCTGTACGGCACAGGAGCGCCCACGATCCACACAGTCCCGCCAGTCCAGCCAGTACAGAACAACGCTGCCTCACTCCTACAG AGTCCTGATTCTGACTTCAAGCACAGATCCAAGGACTCCCTGTCCAGCGGCATCCACCTGACCGTGGCCTCTGATGACACCATGTCGATGTCCCCAGAGACTGACCGATCACATTTACCCTCTGTGGACTGCACCACTCTAGTAGCGCCTCCTGGACTACTGTTTGGTCCCCAgcgcttcccctccctccctgagcATCTGGAGGCCTCTGCGGAGATGCAGAATATGCAGAGGCATGTTTCTGACCCAGTCTTGCCAGGAAGCTAG
- the gfap gene encoding glial fibrillary acidic protein, with product MESLRSQSSYRKRFGPLGSSSTAARTASLSSGRFSWQGAPRNLVHSSPASRLSFGSSGAALLLGSPADRLDFSADTLMKSQYKEMRTNERREMMGLNDRFASFIEKVRMLEQQNKVLVAELNQLKGKEPSRLGDIYQEELRELRRQVDGLTTGKARLEIERDNLAADLATLKQRLQEEIGLRQDAENNLNAYRQDVDEASLNRVQLERKIEALQDEISFLRKTHEEELRELQEQIVAQQVHVDLDVSKPDLTAALRDIRTQYETVASSNMQETEEWYRSKFADLTDAANRNGEALRQAKQEANGHRRQIQALSCDLESLRGANESLERQLREMEDRFSTETTGYQDTVNHLEEEIRALKEEMARHLQEYQDLLNVKLALDIEIATYRKLLEGEESRITIPVQSFSNQQIREINLDTKAPEAHVKRSVLVRTVETRDGEIIKESTTEHKDLP from the exons ATGGAGAGCCTGCGATCCCAGTCCTCGTACAGGAAGCGCTTCGGGCCCCTGGGCTCGAGCAGCACGGCCGCCAGAACCGCCAGCCTTTCCTCCGGCCGTTTCTCCTGGCAAGGCGCCCCTCGCAACCTCGTCCACTCCAGCCCGGCGTCCCGGCTCTCCTTCGGCTCGTCCGGCGCGGCCCTGCTCCTGGGGAGCCCCGCGGACCGGCTGGACTTCTCCGCCGACACCCTGATGAAGAGCCAGTACAAAGAGATGCGCACCAACGAGAGAAGGGAGATGATGGGCCTGAACGACCGCTTCGCCAGCTTCATCGAGAAGGTGCGcatgctggagcagcagaacaagGTTCTGGTGGCGGAGCTGAACCAGCTGAAGGGGAAGGAGCCCAGCCGGCTGGGAGACATCtaccaggaggagctgagggagcTGCGGCGCCAGGTGGACGGCCTCACCACCGGCAAAGCCCGGCTGGAGATAGAGAGGGATAACCTGGCTGCCGACCTGGCAACCCTCAAGCAGAG GTTGCAAGAGGAGATTGGCCTCCGGCAGGACGCGGAGAACAACCTGAACGCCTACAGACAA GATGTGGACGAGGCCTCCCTAAACCGCGTGCAGTTGGAGAGGAAGATCGAGGCGCTGCAGGATGAAATAAGCTTCCTGAGAAAGACTCACGAGGAG GAGCTGCgtgagctgcaggagcagatcgTGGCCCAGCAGGTTCACGTTGACCTGGACGTGTCCAAGCCGGACCTGACTGCTGCTCTGCGGGACATCAGGACCCAGTACGAGACCGTGGCCTCGTCAAACATGCAGGAGACGGAGGAGTGGTACCGCTCCAAG TTCGCTGACCTGACAGACGCAGCCAATCGAAATGGAGAAGCCCTGCGTCAGGCCAAGCAGGAGGCCAACGGACACCGACGTCAGATCCAAGCGTTGAGCTGCGACCTGGAGTCCCTGCGTGGGGCA AACGAGTCGCTGGAACGCCAGCTCCGGGAGATGGAGGACCGCTTCTCCACGGAGACGACCGGTTACCAGGATACGGTGAaccatctggaggaggagatccgcgcgctgaaggaggagatggcGAGACACCTCCAGGAGTACCAAGACCTCCTGAACGTCAAACTGGCCCTGGACATCGAGATCGCCACctacaggaagctgctggagggcgAGGAGAGCAG GATCACCATCCCGGTTCAGAGCTTTTCCAACCAGCAGATTCGAG AAATCAACCTGGACACTAAAGCCCCCGAAGCCCACGTGAAGAGGAGCGTCCTGGTTCGAACCGTGGAGACCAGAGACGGGGAG ATCATTAAGGAATCAACGACTGAACACAAAGATCTTCCTTAA
- the dcaf7 gene encoding DDB1- and CUL4-associated factor 7, translating to MSLHGKRKEIYKYEAPWTVYAMNWSVRPDKRFRLALGSFVEEYNNKVQLVGLEEESSEFVCRNTFDHPYPTTKIMWIPDTKGVYPDLLATSGDYLRIWRVNDTETRLECLLNNNKNSDFCAPLTSFDWNEVDPNLLGTSSIDTTCTIWGLETGQMLGRVNLVSGHVKTQLIAHDKEVYDIAFSRAGGGRDMFASVGADGSVRMFDLRHLEHSTIIYEDPQHHPLLRLCWNKQDPNYLATMAMDGMEVVILDVRVPCTPVARLNNHRACVNGIAWAPHSSCHICTAADDHQALIWDIQQMPRAIEDPILAYTAEGEINNVQWASTQPDWIAICYNNCLEILRV from the exons ATGTCGCTTCACGGCAAGAGAAAAGAAATCTACAAATACGAGGCGCCATGGACGGTTTACGCGATGAACTGGAGCGTCCGTCCGGACAAACGATTTCGTTTGGCACTTGGGAGTTTCGTGGAAGAGTATAACAACAAG GTCCAGCTGGTGGGTCTGGAGGAAGAGAGCTCGGAGTTCGTCTGCAGGAACACGTTCGACCACCCTTACCCGACGACCAAGATCATGTGGATCCCAGACACCAAGGGGGTTTACCCGGACCTGCTGGCCACCAGCGGGGACTACCTGCGGATCTGGAGG GTCAACGACACGGAAACGCGTCTGGAATGTTTgctgaacaacaacaagaactcTGATTTCTGCGCTCCCCTCACCTCCTTCGACTGGAATGAAGTTGATCCCAACCTCCTGG GCACCTCCAGCATTGACACCACCTGTACCATCTGGGGGTTGGAGACCGGTCAGATGTTGGGACGGGTCAACCTGGTGTCTGGGCACGTGAAGACCCAGCTCATCGCTCACGACAAAGAG gtgTACGACATCGCCTTCAGCCGCGCAGGCGGAGGAAGAGACATGTTTGCCTCTGTGGGAGCGGACGGATCCGTCCGCATGTTTGACCTCCGGCACCTGGAGCACAGCACCATCATCTACGAAGACCCCCAGCACCACCCGCTGCTTCGGCTGTGCTGGAACAAGCAAGACCCCAATTACTTGGCCACAATGGCCATGGACGGCATGGAG GTGGTCATCCTGGACGTTCGGGTGCCGTGCACTCCGGTGGCTCGGTTGAACAACCATCGCGCTTGTGTCAACGGCATCGCCTGGGCTCCCCACTCCTCGTGTCACATCTGCACTGCAG CCGACGACCATCAGGCTCTAATCTGGGACATCCAGCAGATGCCGCGGGCCATCGAGGATCCCATCCTGGCGTACACCGCCGAAGGGGAGATCAACAACGTGCAGTGGGCCTCCACGCAGCCAGACTGGATCGCCATCTGCTACAACAACTGCCTCGAGATCCTGCGTGTCTGA